Below is a window of Saprospiraceae bacterium DNA.
CCGAATTGCAAAGTAGCGAATTGAAGCAGCAAGCATCTGCAAACGAGATAAAAGCACAGGTGCAATACTGGTTTTATCAGTTGCAATATTTACAAAATGCTAAAAAGCAGTTGCAGTTCACAGCCGAAACCAAGCGGGGACAACTTTCGCTTTTACTCAAACAAAACGAAACTGATTTGCTGAATGCATACCAATCATTGAAAGCATTACTCAACAGCAGTGAAGAGTTTACGATTGAAGATAGCGGAAATTTTCAGCCACTTTCATTAAGCAGTTCGTTCGACACAACACTTATAGCTAATAATCCATCGTTAAAGGTATTGTATCAGCAAGTAGTAATTGCGGAGAAAAACAAAAAAGTAGAAACTGCTTCAACGCTGCCTGATTTTAATGTTGGCTATTTCAATCAATCTTTAATAGGCACACAAACCGTAAACGGTTCAGATGTATTCTTTGACGGTAGCAAACGCTTTCAGGGCTTGAACGTGGGCATTAGTGTTCCGCTTACTTTTTTCAGCAATGCTTCAAAAATAAAATCGCTTGAATATAAACAACAGGGATTGCAAAAAGAAGCCGAAAACGGAAAATTGATTTTACTAACCCAACTGCAAAATGCGTTTGCACAATACAATCAAAATTTGTCGCAATACAACTATTACAAAACAACGGCTTTGCCCAATGCCGAAACAATAATAAGCACGGCAAAGCTTGGTTTCAAAAGTGGCGATATTGGTTACATTGAATATTTGCAGGCATTACAAACGGCTACCGATGTGCAGTTAGGTTACCTGCTATCGGTTAATCAACTCAATCAAAGCATCATCAACATTAATTTCTTAATCAACAAATAAAATTCAAGACAATGAAAAATATAATCTTCATAGCAGCCCTTGCAACATCATTCGTATTTGCATCCTGCAACAGCAATAAAAGAAAATCATGGTGAAGAAACCGAACACCATGACGAACACGAAAACACCAATACGGCAACACTCACAGCAGAACAAATGAAATCAATCAAAATTGAATTGGGCAGCATTGAGAAAAAACAACTTACTGCTTCGCTAAAAGCAAATGGCTTGTTGCGTGTTCTAACAACAACAAGGCAAACGCCACCTGCCATGTTTGGCGGAGTTATCAAATCTATTTTGGTGCAAACAGGCAACAGCGTTACGAAAGGACAAACCATTGCAACCATCTCAAACACTAATTTTATCACTATGCAGGAAGAATTTTTAAGCACTTCTGCTAAAGTTGATTTGGCACAATTGGAATTTGAACGGCAGAAAACGCTAAAAGAAGGAAACGCTGCTTCACTTAAAACATTTCAGCAAGCCGAAGCTGAACTTAAATCGCTGAAAGCAAAAAAGCAAGTTTACAAAGCCAGTTGGCATTAGCAGGTATCAATACAGCAATACTTACAAGCGAAAACATTCAATCAGTTATTAACATTACCAGTCCGATAAGCGGAACAGTGAGCAACATAACGGTAAACATTGGAACTTTGCCGATGCCAATACCTCCATTGCTGAAATAGTAGATAACAGCCAACTGCATTTGGATTTGTATGTGTATGAAAAAGATTTACAGAAACTAAAAGTCGGGCAAACAATTCATTTAC
It encodes the following:
- a CDS encoding TolC family protein — protein: MFELPKTNINFQFGQYNSINQDKAFQINQSIPFPTYYSAKSNIYKAELQSSELKQQASANEIKAQVQYWFYQLQYLQNAKKQLQFTAETKRGQLSLLLKQNETDLLNAYQSLKALLNSSEEFTIEDSGNFQPLSLSSSFDTTLIANNPSLKVLYQQVVIAEKNKKVETASTLPDFNVGYFNQSLIGTQTVNGSDVFFDGSKRFQGLNVGISVPLTFFSNASKIKSLEYKQQGLQKEAENGKLILLTQLQNAFAQYNQNLSQYNYYKTTALPNAETIISTAKLGFKSGDIGYIEYLQALQTATDVQLGYLLSVNQLNQSIININFLINK
- a CDS encoding efflux RND transporter periplasmic adaptor subunit is translated as MHPATAIKENHGEETEHHDEHENTNTATLTAEQMKSIKIELGSIEKKQLTASLKANGLLRVLTTTRQTPPAMFGGVIKSILVQTGNSVTKGQTIATISNTNFITMQEEFLSTSAKVDLAQLEFERQKTLKEGNAASLKTFQQAEAELKSLKAKKQVYKASWH